Proteins co-encoded in one Methanobacterium formicicum genomic window:
- a CDS encoding damage-control phosphatase ARMT1 family protein gives MKVHYECASCFLRQSREALDLATDDEDLKMQVTEKINRILCQEFKKGAVSNQIGTKIHRTIKQETGNPDPYHEQREKSDEIALQFLPQVEKILEKDGSFKNYLKAAIAGNVLDFGALGLNSDIEGLVMSTVEKDLSVDHSVELEAELKKAKTVLYLADNVGEIVFDKLLIKKLQEYDVEVTMALKDGPILNDACLVEARKVGLDEVARLITTGTDSVGVLYADLSPEFKQEFSHADLVISKGLGNYEGLGEMDLGDKPVFCLLNAKCRPIARDIGVEVGDNVVLKLN, from the coding sequence ATGAAAGTTCATTACGAATGCGCATCGTGTTTCCTTCGCCAGTCCAGGGAAGCCCTGGACCTGGCCACAGATGATGAGGACCTGAAAATGCAGGTCACCGAAAAGATCAACCGTATACTCTGCCAGGAATTTAAGAAAGGGGCAGTTTCCAACCAGATAGGTACCAAGATCCACCGTACCATTAAACAGGAAACTGGAAACCCCGACCCCTACCATGAGCAGCGTGAAAAATCCGATGAAATCGCCCTCCAGTTCCTACCACAAGTGGAAAAGATACTGGAAAAAGACGGTTCCTTTAAAAACTATCTTAAAGCAGCCATAGCTGGAAATGTCCTTGATTTCGGAGCACTGGGATTGAACTCGGACATTGAGGGCCTGGTCATGTCTACCGTAGAAAAAGATCTCTCGGTGGATCACTCTGTAGAACTGGAAGCTGAACTAAAAAAGGCCAAAACTGTCCTTTACCTGGCGGATAATGTTGGTGAAATAGTATTCGATAAATTACTCATTAAAAAATTACAGGAATATGATGTGGAGGTCACCATGGCCCTGAAGGATGGTCCCATTCTAAACGATGCCTGCCTGGTTGAAGCACGTAAAGTGGGTTTAGATGAAGTGGCCCGGCTCATCACCACCGGCACCGATTCCGTGGGAGTGTTGTATGCGGATCTTTCCCCGGAATTTAAACAGGAATTTTCACATGCCGACCTGGTAATATCCAAGGGTTTAGGTAACTACGAAGGCCTGGGGGAAATGGACCTGGGGGATAAACCTGTATTCTGCCTCCTGAATGCCAAGTGCCGACCAATAGCCCGGGATATTGGAGTGGAAGTGGGAGATAACGTGGTTTTGAAACTGAATTAA
- a CDS encoding dihydropteroate synthase-like protein, protein MNILIITGELASKLVKDAASKSDHNVQVHVVKTPIAAFLTPKKIIGELRTLPHGKLESVEMIITPGLIRKDVSPIKDELGISAYKGSTDAADLDIVLEMVDKLDLSPKKSADKLIEEEQRKRALKYIEDFEGNQENTEKLLQKPENILVGDLPVGEDFPMRVLAEIANAPLLSPEELLKKAEYFVKSGANMVDIGMIAGENMSSRIPGMVQLLKENLEVPVSIDTLQSEELLVAVDAGVDMVLSLDHGNYSEVLPALQRARIPAVILPTDYRRGWVPETIDQRVNSLMDLKEKCKGIEVIADPILDPVNSKSMVDSIIACRRFQETVPVKCPVFFGIGNVTELMDVDSVGVNALLSGISMELGSSILFTPEESGKTRGSVKELAISAKMMFLSKMRGSIPKDLGINLLVFKDKRRGESIQEEVDVPEVTVSAEYKFKQDPRGSFKISLQEGSIMVVHYQKMQPTVALYGQTAWELYQEIINRELVSRMEHAAYLGQELQKAEDALKLGKNYVQDFPLFEKFMEY, encoded by the coding sequence ATGAACATACTGATAATCACCGGCGAACTGGCCAGTAAACTGGTAAAAGACGCAGCTTCAAAATCAGATCATAACGTGCAGGTACACGTGGTTAAAACACCCATAGCTGCATTTTTAACCCCTAAAAAGATCATAGGGGAGCTTCGCACATTACCTCACGGAAAATTGGAATCAGTGGAAATGATCATTACCCCTGGACTTATACGCAAGGATGTAAGTCCCATTAAGGATGAATTGGGGATATCTGCTTACAAGGGGTCCACTGATGCCGCTGACCTGGACATCGTCCTGGAAATGGTGGATAAACTGGACCTATCCCCTAAAAAATCTGCAGATAAACTCATTGAGGAAGAACAAAGGAAACGAGCCCTGAAATACATTGAGGATTTTGAGGGTAACCAGGAAAACACTGAAAAACTCCTCCAAAAACCGGAAAACATCCTGGTGGGTGACCTTCCGGTGGGTGAAGACTTCCCCATGAGGGTGCTGGCGGAAATTGCCAACGCGCCCCTGTTAAGTCCGGAAGAACTCTTAAAAAAGGCAGAATACTTTGTCAAATCCGGGGCCAACATGGTGGACATTGGAATGATCGCCGGGGAAAACATGTCCTCCCGGATACCGGGCATGGTCCAGCTTCTAAAGGAAAACTTGGAGGTACCGGTGAGCATAGACACCCTGCAGAGTGAGGAACTCCTGGTGGCCGTGGATGCCGGGGTGGACATGGTGTTAAGCCTGGACCACGGGAACTACTCCGAGGTTTTACCCGCCCTCCAGCGGGCCAGGATCCCGGCAGTCATCCTGCCCACGGATTACCGGAGGGGATGGGTCCCGGAAACCATAGACCAACGGGTAAATTCGTTGATGGATTTAAAAGAAAAATGTAAAGGTATCGAGGTCATTGCCGACCCTATACTGGACCCGGTGAACAGTAAGAGCATGGTTGATTCGATTATTGCCTGCCGTAGATTCCAGGAAACAGTCCCTGTAAAGTGTCCGGTTTTCTTTGGCATAGGGAACGTGACTGAGTTAATGGATGTGGATTCTGTGGGGGTTAACGCCCTTTTATCTGGGATATCCATGGAACTGGGATCCAGCATTCTCTTCACCCCGGAAGAAAGTGGTAAAACCAGGGGAAGTGTGAAAGAACTGGCAATTTCTGCCAAGATGATGTTCCTCTCCAAGATGAGGGGATCCATACCCAAGGACCTGGGGATAAACCTCCTGGTCTTCAAGGACAAGCGCCGGGGAGAGTCCATCCAGGAAGAAGTGGATGTACCGGAGGTAACTGTCAGTGCAGAGTATAAATTCAAACAGGACCCAAGGGGTAGCTTTAAAATCAGCCTGCAGGAGGGGAGCATAATGGTGGTTCATTACCAGAAGATGCAACCCACAGTGGCCCTCTACGGGCAGACTGCCTGGGAGTTGTACCAGGAAATAATAAACCGAGAACTGGTCTCCCGGATGGAACACGCAGCCTACCTGGGACAGGAACTACAGAAAGCCGAAGACGCCCTTAAACTGGGCAAAAACTATGTCCAGGATTTCCCATTGTTTGAAAAGTTCATGGAGTACTGA
- a CDS encoding TIGR00269 family protein: MEVCDKCGNPRIIIKRKQSGQILCQECFIRLTQDKVLRDIRRQNLVDKGDKVLVALSGGKDSVMVLDILNNLRERRIIDLVAVTIDEGICGYREEGVDIARKNAELWGVKHRVVSFKDYVGRTLDEIMVDSTDRNACTYCGVFRRWILNQVAREEGANKIATGHNLDDEAQSILMNYMEGNIQNLTRIGIKSESSYEGFTVKIKPLREIPEKETALYVVARDLPVHLAGCPYAGDSFRAKVRDFLKEISLDHPTIMYSTLRGFDKIKPVLKKEFSRKNHTGECTECGEPASGQLCKACSFRKMWEKKSG, translated from the coding sequence ATGGAAGTATGTGATAAATGCGGTAACCCCCGGATCATCATCAAAAGAAAGCAATCCGGACAGATACTCTGCCAGGAATGTTTCATCAGACTGACCCAGGACAAAGTCCTGAGGGACATCCGCCGCCAAAACCTGGTAGACAAGGGAGATAAGGTTTTAGTTGCCTTATCCGGGGGAAAGGATAGTGTAATGGTTCTGGACATCCTGAACAACCTCCGGGAAAGGAGAATAATCGACCTGGTGGCAGTAACCATTGACGAAGGTATCTGTGGCTACCGGGAGGAAGGAGTGGACATTGCCCGGAAAAATGCCGAACTATGGGGTGTGAAACACCGGGTGGTCTCCTTTAAAGACTACGTGGGCCGTACCTTAGATGAAATAATGGTCGATTCAACTGACCGGAATGCTTGCACCTATTGTGGAGTGTTCCGCCGCTGGATCCTGAACCAGGTGGCCCGGGAAGAAGGAGCCAACAAAATAGCCACCGGACACAACCTGGATGACGAGGCCCAGTCCATACTCATGAACTACATGGAGGGAAACATACAGAACCTCACCCGCATTGGAATCAAATCAGAATCCAGTTACGAGGGATTCACCGTCAAGATCAAACCCCTCCGGGAGATCCCAGAGAAGGAAACCGCCCTCTACGTGGTGGCCCGGGATCTACCCGTCCACCTGGCCGGCTGCCCTTATGCCGGGGATTCCTTCCGCGCCAAGGTGAGGGACTTCCTCAAGGAAATCAGCCTGGACCATCCCACCATAATGTACTCCACACTGAGGGGTTTTGATAAGATAAAACCCGTCCTTAAAAAGGAATTTTCCCGGAAAAACCACACTGGAGAATGCACTGAATGCGGAGAACCCGCATCCGGCCAACTCTGCAAAGCCTGCAGCTTCCGTAAAATGTGGGAGAAAAAATCAGGTTAA
- a CDS encoding MoaD/ThiS family protein: protein MEVTVIIGEDEKKIDVEGNKTVKELLQMMEIPVETVVVKKNQSIIIEEESVENGDIIEVIKVIYGG, encoded by the coding sequence ATGGAAGTTACGGTTATCATCGGGGAAGATGAAAAGAAAATAGATGTTGAAGGAAATAAAACAGTAAAAGAACTTCTCCAAATGATGGAAATACCAGTAGAAACTGTGGTGGTTAAGAAAAACCAGTCCATAATAATCGAAGAAGAATCTGTTGAAAATGGGGACATAATTGAAGTAATAAAGGTAATTTACGGGGGATAA
- a CDS encoding site-2 protease family protein: MDDFHLIEQSISHYFPIIGFSDGDGGKEGSYFLVGDYNPHSFQELVKELDELGFVPFISPEGTYYKINIAKKQEKGKSKIHINVILLLATIGTTLFAGYYLGEGDMWQAVAFAVALLGIIGAHELAHFFAARKHGVDATLPYFIPAPTIIGTFGALINIKSPIPNRRALFDLGYSGPLAGFIVAIPVLLIGLKLSTVATNPEVSMVFVPPLIMQLFTYLVAPAANEGQVLLLHPVAFAGWVGILVTMLNLMPVAFLDGGHISRSFFSQKIHSFVSIVGIMITVVLGWYLMAALMVVIYFMNKGHPGALDNVAPMDRNRKIIAVVIVAVFILCLSPYPFTQ, encoded by the coding sequence GTGGATGACTTTCATCTAATTGAACAATCAATTTCCCACTATTTTCCAATAATCGGATTTTCCGATGGGGATGGTGGTAAGGAAGGGTCTTACTTTTTGGTGGGAGATTATAACCCCCACAGTTTCCAGGAACTGGTAAAAGAACTGGATGAACTGGGATTTGTTCCCTTTATAAGTCCAGAGGGTACTTATTATAAAATTAACATAGCCAAGAAACAGGAAAAAGGAAAATCTAAGATACACATCAATGTGATTCTTCTCCTGGCCACCATTGGCACCACCCTCTTTGCCGGGTACTACCTGGGAGAGGGAGACATGTGGCAGGCAGTGGCCTTTGCCGTGGCCCTCCTGGGGATAATTGGAGCCCATGAACTGGCCCACTTTTTCGCTGCCCGAAAACACGGAGTGGATGCCACCCTACCCTACTTCATACCCGCACCAACCATAATCGGTACTTTTGGGGCCCTTATAAATATCAAATCCCCCATACCCAACCGCCGAGCATTATTCGACCTGGGATACAGTGGTCCCCTGGCGGGTTTCATTGTGGCCATCCCGGTGCTCCTGATTGGCCTGAAACTTTCTACAGTAGCCACCAATCCTGAGGTTTCAATGGTTTTTGTGCCACCACTGATTATGCAGCTGTTCACTTACTTGGTGGCTCCCGCTGCCAATGAGGGGCAGGTGCTCCTCCTGCATCCCGTGGCCTTTGCCGGATGGGTGGGAATTTTGGTCACCATGTTAAACCTGATGCCGGTGGCTTTCCTGGATGGAGGACACATATCCCGGTCCTTTTTCAGTCAGAAAATCCACTCCTTCGTGTCCATTGTGGGAATAATGATCACCGTAGTTCTGGGATGGTATTTAATGGCCGCCCTCATGGTTGTAATTTATTTCATGAACAAGGGACACCCTGGTGCACTGGACAATGTGGCCCCCATGGACCGGAACCGTAAAATAATAGCGGTGGTTATTGTGGCCGTGTTTATACTGTGCCTTTCACCCTACCCTTTCACCCAGTAG